The Caldisericia bacterium DNA segment GAAGAACTGTTGGTGCTGGAGTAATATCCAAGGTTATAGAGTAGGTGGAAGATGAAAGGAACCAAGAACAAGGTAAGAATAAAATTAAGATCCTTTGATTCAAGAATCCTTGATATGTCAGCGACCCTTATAGTGGAAACTCTCAAGAAGAAGGGGGTAGAGGTTGCAGGACCTATCCCTCTTCCCTCTGAGAGGACTGTTTATACATTCCTAAGGGCACCAAATATTGATAAGGATTCCAGAGAACAGTTGGAACTCAGAGTTCATAAGAGACTTATAGATATCTTAAATCCTACACCAGAAGCAACTAAGGCTTTAATGGATCTTGATCTACCAGCAGGTGTGGATATAGAGATAAAACTCTAAGGAGGAAGATATGAAAGGAATTTTAGCAAGGAAACTGGGTATGACACAGATATTTGAGGATAGAAAGGTTATTCCTATAACAGTCCTTAAGGCAGGACCATGTAAAGTTGTTCAGAAGAAAACTCCTGAAAAAGATGGCTATACCGCTGTTCAGATAGGTTTTGAACCAGCCAAAGAAAAAAGAATAAATAAACCTCTTAAAGGACATTTCTCAAAGGTGGGAGAATACTTTAAGTATCTAAAAGAGATAAGAGATTTTGAGAAAGAGGTAGGAGAGGAGATTACTGTAGAGATATTCCAGAAAGGTGAGAGAGTAGATGTTCAGGGTATCTCCAAAGGAAAAGGATTTCAGGGAGTGATGAAGAGACATGGAATGGCTGGCGGAAATGACTCACACGGTTCAATGTCACATAGAAGAATAGGTGCTATTGGAAATAGGCTTACTCCTCAGAGAGTTTTCAAAGGACACAGAATGCCTGGTCGTATGGGAAGAGAAACAGTTACAGTGAAGAATCTTGAAGTTGTTTTTGTTGATAAAGAGAGGAATCTTATAGGACTTAAGGGTGCAGTTCCTGGTCCTAAAGGCTCTGTTGTTGTAATAAGGGGTGAGTAAGATGAGTATACCTGTATATAATTTAAAAGGTGAAGTAGTTGGTAAGGAGGAAATTCCGAGAGGTTTTTCAATTCCACCACATTACTTTTCCGTATTTGAAGATATAAGGTATGTAAGGAATGCTTTAAGAAGAGGAACGGCATCTACAAAAACCAGAGCAGAGGTCAGAGGTGGTGGAAGAAAACCATGGAGACAGAAAGGTACAGGAAGGGCAAGACACGGATCCATTCGTTCTCCCATCTGGAGAGGTGGTGGAGTTGTTTTTGGCCCAAAACCAAGGAGTTTCAGAATAGACATTCCAAAAAAGGTGAAGAAACTTGCAATAAGATCTTCAATCTCAGATAAGATTGTCAACGACAAACTCTTTATTCTCAAAGGAGTAAGATTTGATAAGGTAAGTACTAAGGAAGCAGCATCATTAATTGGGTCTCTCAAGATATCTGGTTCAATCCTCTTTGTGTTTTCCGATGAGAATGGAGAGGTTGAGCTTTCAATGAGAAATCTTCCAAAGGTGAAACCTCTCTTCTGGAACAAGGTTAATACATATGATGTGGTTAAGCACGAGAATCTTGTTGTGACAGAGGAAGCATATAAAAACATGAAAGAGGTGTGGGGCAATGTTTGAGAGAGTTTTGATTAGACCAGTAGTTACTGAGAAAAGTCAGGAACTTTCTAAAGAGAGAAAGTATGTTTTCTTAGTGTATAAGAATGCCAATAAGGATATGGTGAAAAAAGCTGTTGAGGAGTTGTTTAATGTGAAGGTTGAAAAGGTGAATATATTGAAAAAATACCCCAAGAAGAGAAGATCAAGGGCTTTCTTCTCCCATACTCCAGAGGGGAAGAAAGCCATTGTTACTCTGAAAGAGGGGTATTCCATAGATATTATGAAAGGAGTATAAGATGGGACTAAGAAAGGTTAGACCAATAACCCCAGGGCAGAGACATGTAGTCTATCCAGATTTCAGCGATATAACAAAAAAGGAACCAGAGAAATCTCTTGTAGTTGGTTTAAAGAAGAAGGCAGGAAGAAACAACCAGGGAAAGATAACTGTAAGACATAGAGGCGGTGGAGTTAAAAGACTCTACAGAATTATTGATTTTAAGAGAGATAAAGATGGAGTACCCGGAAAAGTTGCAAGCATAGAGTACGACCCCAACAGATCAGCAAGGATTGCCCTTATTCATTATGCCGATGGAGAGAAAAGATACATCCTTGCTCCACTGGGACTTCAGGTTGGAGACACAATTCTTTCGGGAGAGAATGTTCCTATAAAACCAGGAAACAGTATGCCCATAGAAAATATACCAGTGGGAACTCTAATTCACAATATAGAGCTTACTCCTGGCAAGGGAGGTCAAATTGTTCGTTCTGCAGGAGCAGGAGCTCAGATTATGAGTAAAGAGGGAAAGTATGCCCAGGTGAAACTCCCTTCAGGAGAAATCAGAATGATAAACATAAAGTGCAGAGCCACAATTGGACAGGTTGGAAATCTTGACCATATTAATGTCTCCCTTGGAAAGGCAGGCAGAAAGAGACACCTTGGTATAAGACCAACAGTCAGAGGGTCTGCCATGAATCCGGTGGATCATCCACATGGAGGAGGAGAAGGAAAAGCTCCCATTGGACATCCATCACCTTTGTCTCCCTGGGGTAAACCAACTCTTGGTAAGAAGACCAGAAAGAAGAAGAAACCAAGCACCAGATTTATAGTCAGGAGGAGGAAGTAGGTATGGGAAGAAGCAAGAAAAAAGGACCCTATGTGGATGAGAAACTTTTGAAAAGAATAAGAGAGATGAATGAGAAGGGTGTGAAGAAGATAATAAAGGTGTGGTGCAGAAGATCCACCATTACTGAAGAGATGGTTGGACACACTATTGCAGTCCATAATGGAAAGAACCACATTCCCATTTACATAACAAAAGCGATGGTTGGACATAAACTTGGTGAATTCGCCTTTACAAGAACCTTCAGATCTCACAATAGACCAACTGAACGTTCAACGGCACCTAAATAGGAGGTAAACAATGGAAGTTAGAGCAGTGAGTAGATTTGTAAGAATATCTCCAAAGAAAGCAAGAAGAATAGCTAACCTTGTGAGAGGAAAGGATGTAAAGATTGCACTCTCCATGTTAAAGTTTATCCCTTCAAAGACTGCTGTTCCTATAGCAAAGACAATAAAATCTGCCGCAGCCAACGCTAAAAACAACTATCATATGAATGAGAATCTTCTCTATATAAGTAAGATAATGGTTGACCAGGGACCTCCCATGAAGAGGGTTAAACCTCGTGGAATGGGTAGAGCAGATGTTATTAGAAGACCTCTTTCACATATAACTGTTTATGTTGAAGAGAGAAAGGAGGAAGAGTAATGGGTCAGAAAGTTAACCCCTATGGTTTTAGACTTGGAGTAACCAAAGAGTGGAAAGCTTTCTGGTATGCTCCCAAGAAAGAGATTCCAAATATACTCTTTGAAGATTTGATGATAAGGAATAAAATAGACAGTCTTGGAAGGGAAGTTGCAGTTGCATCTGTTGAGATTTACAGAAAAGGTGACCAGGTGAGAGTTGTTATATTTACCGCAAGACCAGGTGTTCTCATAGGGAAAGGTGGATCCAACATTGAAAGACTTAAAAGTGAACTTCAGGAGATTGTTGGAGATAAAAAGTTGGATGTGAAAGTTGTGGAGGTCAAAAAACCTGAACTCTCTGCAAAACTTCAGGCAGAATTTATTGTTGACAGAATTGAAAAGAGAGCGTCTTACAAGAGAGCAATGAAACAGACCATAGCCAGAACAATGAAAGGCGGAGCTAAAGGTATAAAGGTTCAGTGCTCGGGAAGACTTGATGGTGCAGAAATTGCAAGAACTGAGTGGTTCAAGGAAGGGAGAGTTCCTCTTCAGACACTTACAGCAGATATAGACTATGCTTATATACCAGCAAAGACAAAGTTTGGAGTTATTGGAGTAAAGGTGTGGATCTACAGAGGAGACCTTCCTGTTAGAAGGTTCAGGAAAGAGCAGGTGGAGGTGTAGTTATGCTTATGCCAGAGAGAGTTAAATGGAGAAAGCAGCATAGAAGAAGAACCAAAGGTTTAGCCATTAAGGGATCAAGGCTTGCCTTTGGAGAGTATGGAATAAAGGCTCTGGAGCCCGGATGGATAACTGCACGCCAGATAGAGGCAGCAAGAATTCCAATTTCTCAGGCAGCCCATAAGGGTGGAAAGATGTGGATAAGAATATTTCCCGATAAACCTGTAACAAAAAAACCAGCAGAGACAAGAATGGGTGGTGGAAAAGGAGATCCAGAGTTCTGGGTAGCTGTGGTTAAGCCTGGAAGGATTCTCTTTGAGATTGGTGGAGTGTCAGAGGAACTTGCCACTCACGCTTTAAGACTTGCTCAGAGCAAACTTCCCATAAAAACAAAGATAGTTAAAAGAGAGGTGTAAGAGAATGAAGGCAAGAGAATTAAGAGAACTTTCAATAGATGAATTGGAAAGAAAACTGGAGGAATTGAGGAGAGAACTGTTCAACCTCAGATTTCAGCAGGCAACTCATCAGTTAAAGAATCCTGTAAGAATTAGATTTGTAAGAAGAGATATTGCAAGAATCCTTACCATCCTTAAGGAGAAGGAGAGGGTGTCATGAAGAAGAGATTGATAGGCGAAGTTATATCAAACAAGATGCAGAAAACAGTGGTTATAAAGGTTGAGAGACTTGTAAAACATCCTCTTCTTAAGAAATACATTAAGAGACACTCAAAGTTCTATGCCCATACTGATGTGCCTCTTGAGATTGGAGATATAGTTGAGATAGAGGAAACAAGACCTTTAAGCAAACTCAAAAGATGGAGAGTTAGGAGAATAGTGAAAAGTGTTCCAAGAGAGGAAACTTCGGAGGTGAAAAATGATAAGACCACAGACAAGACTTAAAGTTGCAGACAATACAGGTGCAAAAGAGGTTATGTGTATAAGAATTCTTGGAGCGCCAAATAAATTGTATGGAAGAGTTGGAGATGTAATTGTCTTTACAGTTAAAGATGCTATTCCAAACAGTCCTATTCCAAAGGGAACTGTAGGTAAAGGAGTTATTGTAAGAACCAGAAACAGAATTAGAAGACCAGATGGATCCTATGTAAGATTTGATGATAATGCTGTGGTAATAATAGATGAAGATGGAAATCCTAAGGGAACAA contains these protein-coding regions:
- the rpsC gene encoding 30S ribosomal protein S3 encodes the protein MGQKVNPYGFRLGVTKEWKAFWYAPKKEIPNILFEDLMIRNKIDSLGREVAVASVEIYRKGDQVRVVIFTARPGVLIGKGGSNIERLKSELQEIVGDKKLDVKVVEVKKPELSAKLQAEFIVDRIEKRASYKRAMKQTIARTMKGGAKGIKVQCSGRLDGAEIARTEWFKEGRVPLQTLTADIDYAYIPAKTKFGVIGVKVWIYRGDLPVRRFRKEQVEV
- the rplW gene encoding 50S ribosomal protein L23, producing the protein MFERVLIRPVVTEKSQELSKERKYVFLVYKNANKDMVKKAVEELFNVKVEKVNILKKYPKKRRSRAFFSHTPEGKKAIVTLKEGYSIDIMKGV
- the rplV gene encoding 50S ribosomal protein L22, with the protein product MEVRAVSRFVRISPKKARRIANLVRGKDVKIALSMLKFIPSKTAVPIAKTIKSAAANAKNNYHMNENLLYISKIMVDQGPPMKRVKPRGMGRADVIRRPLSHITVYVEERKEEE
- the rplC gene encoding 50S ribosomal protein L3, which gives rise to MKGILARKLGMTQIFEDRKVIPITVLKAGPCKVVQKKTPEKDGYTAVQIGFEPAKEKRINKPLKGHFSKVGEYFKYLKEIRDFEKEVGEEITVEIFQKGERVDVQGISKGKGFQGVMKRHGMAGGNDSHGSMSHRRIGAIGNRLTPQRVFKGHRMPGRMGRETVTVKNLEVVFVDKERNLIGLKGAVPGPKGSVVVIRGE
- the rpsQ gene encoding 30S ribosomal protein S17; translated protein: MKKRLIGEVISNKMQKTVVIKVERLVKHPLLKKYIKRHSKFYAHTDVPLEIGDIVEIEETRPLSKLKRWRVRRIVKSVPREETSEVKNDKTTDKT
- the rpmC gene encoding 50S ribosomal protein L29; translation: MKARELRELSIDELERKLEELRRELFNLRFQQATHQLKNPVRIRFVRRDIARILTILKEKERVS
- the rplP gene encoding 50S ribosomal protein L16, producing MLMPERVKWRKQHRRRTKGLAIKGSRLAFGEYGIKALEPGWITARQIEAARIPISQAAHKGGKMWIRIFPDKPVTKKPAETRMGGGKGDPEFWVAVVKPGRILFEIGGVSEELATHALRLAQSKLPIKTKIVKREV
- the rpsS gene encoding 30S ribosomal protein S19; translated protein: MGRSKKKGPYVDEKLLKRIREMNEKGVKKIIKVWCRRSTITEEMVGHTIAVHNGKNHIPIYITKAMVGHKLGEFAFTRTFRSHNRPTERSTAPK
- the rplN gene encoding 50S ribosomal protein L14 produces the protein MIRPQTRLKVADNTGAKEVMCIRILGAPNKLYGRVGDVIVFTVKDAIPNSPIPKGTVGKGVIVRTRNRIRRPDGSYVRFDDNAVVIIDEDGNPKGTRIFGPVCRELREKGYLKIISLAAEVV
- the rpsJ gene encoding 30S ribosomal protein S10, which translates into the protein MKGTKNKVRIKLRSFDSRILDMSATLIVETLKKKGVEVAGPIPLPSERTVYTFLRAPNIDKDSREQLELRVHKRLIDILNPTPEATKALMDLDLPAGVDIEIKL
- the rplB gene encoding 50S ribosomal protein L2, producing MGLRKVRPITPGQRHVVYPDFSDITKKEPEKSLVVGLKKKAGRNNQGKITVRHRGGGVKRLYRIIDFKRDKDGVPGKVASIEYDPNRSARIALIHYADGEKRYILAPLGLQVGDTILSGENVPIKPGNSMPIENIPVGTLIHNIELTPGKGGQIVRSAGAGAQIMSKEGKYAQVKLPSGEIRMINIKCRATIGQVGNLDHINVSLGKAGRKRHLGIRPTVRGSAMNPVDHPHGGGEGKAPIGHPSPLSPWGKPTLGKKTRKKKKPSTRFIVRRRK
- the rplD gene encoding 50S ribosomal protein L4, with product MSIPVYNLKGEVVGKEEIPRGFSIPPHYFSVFEDIRYVRNALRRGTASTKTRAEVRGGGRKPWRQKGTGRARHGSIRSPIWRGGGVVFGPKPRSFRIDIPKKVKKLAIRSSISDKIVNDKLFILKGVRFDKVSTKEAASLIGSLKISGSILFVFSDENGEVELSMRNLPKVKPLFWNKVNTYDVVKHENLVVTEEAYKNMKEVWGNV